The Terriglobales bacterium genome segment GCCGTGTGGGCGCTGGTGAAAGGTTTGGAGGATTCGTGGAAGAAACCGTGAGTGCTTTGCTTTACATCCCGAGCGAAGCGAGGGAGCCCTACTGGAGAATCCGTTCAGGGGTAGGGATTCCTCGCTGCGCTCGGAATGTTGAAAAAGGAACCGGGAAGTAGAAATGACCGTCCCTTTTAAAATCGGCGTCCTCCAGCTCAGCATGGAGCCGGCGGAAGAAACTGTGCGCATGGCGCGCGCCTGTGACGCCGCCGGCTTTGACGCCTTCTGGCTCGCCGAAGCCTATCCCTGGTGGCGCAAGCATTCCTATGAGGCGCGCTCCTCGACCGCGATCACTGCCATCATCGCGCGCGAGACCAAACGCATCGCGGTGGGCTGGGGCATCATCTCGCCCTACACCCGCCATCCCGTCGAGATCGCCATGGAAGCGCGCGTGATGCAGGACCTGGCCGGCGACGGCCGCTTCCTGCTCGGCCTGGGCGCCTCGAAGATCTTCATGAAGGAGATTGGCGAGGGCGAGAAGGGAAAGGAAGTGGGCCCGGCCGTGGTCCTGCGCGAGAGCCTGGACATCATCAAGGCTATGCTTGCCGGCGAAGAGGTCAACTACGAAGGCCGCGCTTTCGCCGCGCACGCTCCCGCGCTCAAGCCGGAGGCGCACATTTCGCGCGCCCGCGTGCCCATGTACGTGGCCGGCACCGGGCCGGTGATGCAAAAGCTCGCCGGCTCGCACTCCGACGGCCTGCTGACCGCCTCCATCACCACCCCCGAGTTCGTCCGCTATTCCCGCAAGAATATGGAGGAGGGGGCCCGCAAGGCCGGGCGGGACCCGGGGGGCCTCGAACTGGGGTCGGTGATCGTGGGTTCAATCGCCCGAGACTCCCGGAAGGGCAAGGAAGGGGCACGGGAGATGGCCGCTATGTACTTGGCAAATAAGGTCCAAAACATCAAAGGCTCAGCCGACGTGCTGCTGCAGTGCGCCGGGCTGACGTTTGAAGAGCTGCAGCCCATCGCCGACGCCATGGAGCGTGGCGGGCGCAAGGCCGCGGCCCAGGCGGTCACCGATGAGGTGCTCGAGAAAGCCTGCCCCATCGCCGGCACGCCCGAGGAATGTATTAA includes the following:
- a CDS encoding LLM class flavin-dependent oxidoreductase, whose amino-acid sequence is MTVPFKIGVLQLSMEPAEETVRMARACDAAGFDAFWLAEAYPWWRKHSYEARSSTAITAIIARETKRIAVGWGIISPYTRHPVEIAMEARVMQDLAGDGRFLLGLGASKIFMKEIGEGEKGKEVGPAVVLRESLDIIKAMLAGEEVNYEGRAFAAHAPALKPEAHISRARVPMYVAGTGPVMQKLAGSHSDGLLTASITTPEFVRYSRKNMEEGARKAGRDPGGLELGSVIVGSIARDSRKGKEGAREMAAMYLANKVQNIKGSADVLLQCAGLTFEELQPIADAMERGGRKAAAQAVTDEVLEKACPIAGTPEECIKRIEDYRAAGCTHIMLEIWGHDREQQAKLFGEAVLPHFRR